The Mannheimia pernigra sequence AAATCAACAATACGGTTTAATTGTGCATCATTATAGCCTTGCCACCATTGCTCATTAATTCGATATTGTTTGGTAATTTCATCATAGCGTTGATAAGTCTCTTGTGCTTGCTGCAAAGTACCATCATTGCTCATATTTCCTGTAGTACACGCGGTTAGCGTTAATGCTAATACTACCGAAAACGCTGATTTTGAGAGTTTCATTATACGTCCTTTGGGAATAGAAATAATTGAGGTAGAAAAGTGGCGTATTCTAACCAAGAACCTTTTTTCTTTCCAGTTAAAATGAACAATTGTTCATTTAATTATTTAACAGCTCACTGATCCGATTTATATGGCGAATTTTCTGACTACTCAAACTCACACGCTCTGCAAGCAAAATCGCTTTCAGCTCAGATAACGCTTGTTGAAAATCATCATTAATAATCACATAATCAAATTCATCATAATGACTCATTTCCGATACAGCTTCCGCCATACGTTTGGCAATCACTTCATCAGAATCCTGCCCACGCCCAATCAAACGCTTTTCTAATTCTGCTTTTGACGGTGGGAGAATAAAGATAGTTTTCACATTCTTCACTTTTTCCCGAATTTGTCTTGCTCCCTGCCAATCAATATCAAGAAAAACATCAATACCCTGCTCAAGACTACGTTCAATCATCGGTAACGACGTGCCATAGTAATTGCCAAATACTTCCGCCCATTCTAAAAAATGACCTTGTTCAATTAAATGCGTAAATGCTTCTCGGCTAGTAAAATAATAATGCACGCCATCTTGTTCAGCTGGACGTGGACTACGTGTTGTATGAGAAACAGAAAGCTGAACTTCCGAACGAGGCAAATCGCCCAATAATGCGTTAATTAACGAAGATTTACCTGCACCACTTGGTGCTGAAATAATATAAAGATGACCTAAACTCATTTTCTTAACTAATTTAAAACAGATAAAAATAATGGACAATTTTCATTGTCCATTACACGAAATGACTAACGAGCCAAAGGTGGAACAAAGGTAATACCTAAATCCCACGGCTGCTCAATCCACGTTTCTTGTGGAATATCAATAATATAATCATCCACAAGTGAGGCTCCTTGCGGTTTTGCAAATACCGTTACAAAACGAGCCTTCGGATACATTCTACGAATTTCTTTTGCGGTATTACCTGTATCAACTAAATCATCAACCACAATAAAGCCTTCGCCATCGGTTTCTGCCGCGTGTAACACTTTTAACTCACCTTGACTATCGTGCTCGTAGCTTGCGATACAAACTGTTTCTACGTGGCGAATACCCAATTCACGCGATAATACCGCAGCAGGGAACAAACCGCCACGGCTTACGGCAATAATCCCTTTCCACTGAGAAGCGGGTAATAAATTTTCTGCCAACTTACGGGCGTGCATATGGAACATATCCCACGTTACCACATATTTTTCATTTGTGTATTTTTCGCTCATAGAAACAACCTAATATAAAATTGGGGCTCAGCCCGATATAAAAAATTGCACTAGAATAACCTGAAAATAGCTTTTTCGCCATCATTTCATTCATTTTTTTCTACGGCTTGTTACGCAAGCGTATGCGTAGTGCAAAAAATCAGCACTAGAATAACTTCTCTAACGTAAAAAATAGCGATTTATTTTCCCGAGAGTAAAAATCGGCGATGTTGCTATCCATTTTTTGGTAACGAAAATTCAATTTCGGCACAATGCCCTGCCAATGCCAGTGGCGATTCCAAACGCTGATATTCGCTTGATATTCCTTATCCACCCGTTTGTAGCCAAACAGATAATGAGGATCGGCGAAATAGCGTTTGCCAAACCCGATATTCGCTTGCATTGCCCAACGTTCGCCTTGATAAACTGCCCCGATTTTTACCAAAAATTTATTGGAGCTTTGGGCTTTTTCACGGGCAATTTCACGGCTACCGTCTAAATTTGCAAAAAATCGCCAATTTTTGACCGCTTGTAACTGCACGCCCAAGCCAATTTGGTTAAGGTAACCGTTGTATCGGCTTGCGGTGAGCGGTTCAAAATAACGCTTTTGTAAATGGGTGAAACGGCTGGAAACCGACCATTTCTCATTCACCGCCCGCCAAGCATTTAAGTTTGCACCAAACTGGTAATTGTAACGGCGGCTGCCTAGCCAATTTTGCTCAAGAAAAGGCGAAATGCCTAAGCGGTAACGTGCCGTGCGGTAGCTGTAATTTGGGGAAATCGAAAGCGATTGTTCGTTGTAATCCTGATTGTTCCAGTAATAGACGCCATCGTAGCGGAAATCTGCCCCCACAAAATGATTGCCGCCAATATTCTGCATTTTCCCCAAGCCTACGCCATATTTCCCCCCTTTTGCTGATTGCGGCAGGCTATTTGGATCTTTTCTAAAAATCCGCCCATTCACATTCACAATCGGGGAATCGGAGGCGTTATTTACGTTATCCGTTTGGGTATATTGCAGGTAAAAATCGGGCTGCCAACGCTCACTTTCTGCGATTTGCCGCTGCGTTTGTTCGGCAATTTGGCGTAAATCGGGCGGTAGTGTCAGTTGGCGAAATTCACTTTCTGCCTCACGAAACTGCTGATTTTCCGCCAAAATCAAGGCGAGATCAAAACGAGGGTAAACTAATTCAGGCTTTTTCGCCAACAGTTGGCGATAATGAAAAATCGCCTTGTGGTGATCTTTTTCCGCATAGGCTAATGCCGCCAAGCCGTAATCCAGCAACAGCGGATCTGCATTCGTTTGTTTCGAATAATCCTGTAAAAGCCGGGCTAAATATTGCCAATCTTGGCGTAAAATCGCCGTGTTGATTTGCTCTTCAAGCGTTTGGTCAGGTGAATTTTCAGGCAGGTAAGCGGTCGTTTTTTGCGGCTTTTTTGCAAATTTTTGTTCAAATTTCACCGCTTGTGAATGGCGTTCAAACGAAACGGGGTCGGCGTTGTGTTCAATCACGGTTTCTGCCAAAACAAAAGGGCTGAAAAGTGGTAATAAAAGGGTATATTTTTTCATAAAGATAAATAAAATGGGTAGATACGGTTAATATAAATGCCGTTTAATTTGTTGTTAAACAGCATTGGATATTAGAAAGGATTATTTTTGGATATCGCCACGAGTGCCGGCAAGACCGTAATTGCTATCAGGATCGCCTAAATTCATTGATCCACTAACCTCTTCTGCTTCTGGACCAAAAAATTCTAATGAATATGTGCTCATTTCATCTTGATTGATGGTAGAAGAGATTTTTGTATTCTCAATTTGCCCTTTATCCAAATTAAGCAGACCTACATTAAGCCCTGTAACCTTCCCTTCACCATTTCTTTCTTGGAAATTAACATTATAAGTTAATTCACCAACTTCTTTAGCTCTAAATACTTTACCCGTATAAGTTGCAGAACCCTCCGTCGGAATAGCTTCATTAGATGTTTTAAGACCTTTTACCTCAACATCAAATGAATTCACGTTAACCTGATATCCATTTTGACGACCATTACGATAAGAATAGTCTCCCATTACTACAGAATATTTTTGATTATAAACTGTCTTACCCGAATCTGTTGTACCCTCCCAAGTTGTACAACGGAAATTCACACAACTACTTGAAGCAGATCTTGATGGACTATATCCCTCATAATTGAAGCCTTGAGAGTATTCATTTTTTGAAAATCCCTTAGCCGTATCAATATCACGCTGTAATTTGTAAGCTTCAGCAATTTTCTTAAATTCCTCAGGACTTGAAGATGCGTTTTGATTGGCTAAACTCTCCGCTGCCTGCGCATCTAATCCTGCTTCTACCGCAATAGGTTTTAATTGAGCAATTTTCGCTTGACGCTCTTGCTCTGCTTTTTCTGCCGCTAAACGTTCTGCTTCTGCTTTTTCTTTAGCTGCTTTTTCTGCCGCTAAACGCTCTGCTTCGGCTTTTTCTTTCGCTGCCTTTTCCGCCGCTAAACGCTCTGCTTCCTCCTTTTCTTTCGCTGCTTTTTCTGCTGCTAAACGTTCCGCTTCCGCTTTCTCTTTAGCTGCTTTTTCCGCCGCTAAACGTTCCGCCTCCGCTTTCTCTTTCGCTGCTTTTTCCGCCGCTAAACGTTCCGCTTCCGCTTTCGCTGCTTTTTCTGCCGCTAAACGCTCTGCTTCCGCTT is a genomic window containing:
- a CDS encoding factor H binding protein domain-containing protein, which encodes MSIKKATLASLILLSLTACSSGGSGGSSNNATKPNAKPQTTQQQADKAAAEKAAKAEAERLAAEKAAKEKAEAERLAAEQAAKEKAEAERLAAEKAAKEKAEAERLAAEKAAKAEAERLAAEKAAKEKAEAERLAAEQAAKEKAEAERLAAEKAAKEKAEAERLAAEKAAKEKAEAERLAAEKAAKAEAERLAAEKAAKEKAEAERLAAEKAAKEKAEAERLAAEKAAKEKEEAERLAAEKAAKEKAEAERLAAEKAAKEKAEAERLAAEKAEQERQAKIAQLKPIAVEAGLDAQAAESLANQNASSSPEEFKKIAEAYKLQRDIDTAKGFSKNEYSQGFNYEGYSPSRSASSSCVNFRCTTWEGTTDSGKTVYNQKYSVVMGDYSYRNGRQNGYQVNVNSFDVEVKGLKTSNEAIPTEGSATYTGKVFRAKEVGELTYNVNFQERNGEGKVTGLNVGLLNLDKGQIENTKISSTINQDEMSTYSLEFFGPEAEEVSGSMNLGDPDSNYGLAGTRGDIQK
- the gmk gene encoding guanylate kinase, yielding MSLGHLYIISAPSGAGKSSLINALLGDLPRSEVQLSVSHTTRSPRPAEQDGVHYYFTSREAFTHLIEQGHFLEWAEVFGNYYGTSLPMIERSLEQGIDVFLDIDWQGARQIREKVKNVKTIFILPPSKAELEKRLIGRGQDSDEVIAKRMAEAVSEMSHYDEFDYVIINDDFQQALSELKAILLAERVSLSSQKIRHINRISELLNN
- the gpt gene encoding xanthine phosphoribosyltransferase; the encoded protein is MSEKYTNEKYVVTWDMFHMHARKLAENLLPASQWKGIIAVSRGGLFPAAVLSRELGIRHVETVCIASYEHDSQGELKVLHAAETDGEGFIVVDDLVDTGNTAKEIRRMYPKARFVTVFAKPQGASLVDDYIIDIPQETWIEQPWDLGITFVPPLAR
- a CDS encoding surface lipoprotein assembly modifier gives rise to the protein MKKYTLLLPLFSPFVLAETVIEHNADPVSFERHSQAVKFEQKFAKKPQKTTAYLPENSPDQTLEEQINTAILRQDWQYLARLLQDYSKQTNADPLLLDYGLAALAYAEKDHHKAIFHYRQLLAKKPELVYPRFDLALILAENQQFREAESEFRQLTLPPDLRQIAEQTQRQIAESERWQPDFYLQYTQTDNVNNASDSPIVNVNGRIFRKDPNSLPQSAKGGKYGVGLGKMQNIGGNHFVGADFRYDGVYYWNNQDYNEQSLSISPNYSYRTARYRLGISPFLEQNWLGSRRYNYQFGANLNAWRAVNEKWSVSSRFTHLQKRYFEPLTASRYNGYLNQIGLGVQLQAVKNWRFFANLDGSREIAREKAQSSNKFLVKIGAVYQGERWAMQANIGFGKRYFADPHYLFGYKRVDKEYQANISVWNRHWHWQGIVPKLNFRYQKMDSNIADFYSRENKSLFFTLEKLF